One Synergistaceae bacterium genomic window carries:
- a CDS encoding homoserine kinase — protein sequence MPLISLKVPATTANLGSGFDTLGMALSLYNIFTVDKILPDGEYTCEISGEGVDELKDARKNMIVTSYLRACQEWNLPAKGFAFSCCNAVPLNRGLGSSSTAVVAGVIIANLLSGSNFPESELLRVMTLIEGHPDNVVPCFIGGMTVSCWDGESLRYVRLPALPDDLNVIAAVPDFQVHTEDARKILPESVPFRDAVFNVSHASLLCAAWAMGRWDLLRVGMEDRLHQPHRAKLFPGETGGKFFSEIANHPDCIATAISGSGPTMIAIVHGLAGKLSSAMCKLFTEGGAASHFFVLNCASSGTVIE from the coding sequence ATGCCGCTGATTAGTTTAAAGGTTCCTGCTACTACTGCAAATTTGGGTTCAGGCTTTGACACTCTGGGAATGGCATTGAGTCTCTATAATATTTTCACTGTAGATAAAATTTTGCCCGATGGTGAATATACTTGCGAGATTTCAGGAGAAGGAGTCGACGAACTGAAGGACGCTCGTAAAAATATGATCGTTACAAGTTATTTGCGGGCATGTCAAGAATGGAATTTACCGGCGAAGGGCTTTGCTTTCTCGTGTTGTAATGCAGTGCCGTTAAATCGCGGACTCGGTAGTTCTTCTACTGCTGTAGTAGCCGGCGTTATAATTGCAAATTTATTGAGCGGGTCAAATTTTCCTGAGAGTGAATTATTACGTGTAATGACTTTAATAGAAGGCCATCCGGATAATGTTGTGCCTTGCTTTATAGGAGGTATGACTGTTTCATGCTGGGACGGTGAGTCATTGCGTTATGTGAGACTGCCTGCCTTGCCCGATGATTTAAACGTGATTGCTGCCGTTCCTGATTTTCAGGTTCACACAGAGGACGCAAGAAAGATTCTCCCTGAGAGTGTGCCGTTTAGGGACGCAGTATTTAACGTGAGTCATGCGAGTTTGCTCTGCGCGGCGTGGGCAATGGGACGCTGGGATTTATTACGGGTCGGAATGGAAGATAGACTCCATCAACCTCACAGGGCGAAATTATTTCCGGGCGAAACAGGAGGAAAATTTTTCAGCGAGATTGCAAATCATCCTGACTGCATAGCTACGGCAATATCGGGATCAGGGCCGACAATGATAGCAATAGTTCACGGCTTAGCCGGTAAATTATCGAGTGCAATGTGCAAATTATTCACTGAAGGGGGAGCAGCCTCGCATTTCTTTGTGTTAAATTGTGCCTCATCAGGGACTGTTATAGAGTAA
- a CDS encoding triphosphoribosyl-dephospho-CoA synthase yields the protein MNELFVFNVARHAIKSIIKFASVYPKPGLITPLDNSALDGTDYPCLIDGTMSLFQSFVNFASAGADTESLNPRDSFTILQSSIKIGINDSLRATKGKLSLRGHIFCLGLLAAAAGRLIKQKRILTPGALTLTASAFANGIIERELWTLEEKRGTKIFTQGERAYIAYGLEGCRGEVEHGYNMTLKALEILRKLEATQGQLSFREKCTHALIYIMSENQDTCLTINEGITGLINVQREAKKVIDSGGILTVEGVDAIFNMDKNLRSKGTSPAGSAVIMSCALFINELVDMKLTRSGYEE from the coding sequence TTGAATGAATTATTTGTCTTCAACGTAGCAAGACACGCTATAAAATCGATCATAAAATTTGCGTCAGTTTATCCTAAGCCGGGATTAATCACGCCGCTTGACAACAGCGCACTTGATGGGACTGATTACCCGTGTTTAATTGACGGCACAATGTCATTATTTCAGTCATTCGTAAATTTTGCTTCGGCCGGAGCTGACACTGAATCGCTGAATCCCCGTGACTCTTTCACGATTCTGCAATCTTCTATTAAGATCGGCATAAATGACTCGCTGCGAGCTACTAAGGGCAAATTATCGCTTAGGGGACACATTTTTTGTCTAGGACTCTTAGCGGCGGCGGCTGGGCGGTTAATCAAGCAAAAAAGGATTTTGACTCCCGGAGCATTGACTCTCACTGCGTCGGCGTTTGCTAATGGAATAATTGAGCGCGAATTATGGACTCTTGAAGAGAAACGAGGCACAAAAATTTTTACTCAAGGTGAACGGGCTTATATTGCATACGGTCTTGAGGGCTGCCGTGGAGAAGTTGAACACGGTTATAATATGACTCTGAAGGCTTTAGAAATTTTGCGTAAACTTGAGGCGACTCAGGGACAATTAAGTTTCCGGGAGAAATGCACTCATGCGCTTATATATATAATGTCAGAGAATCAAGATACTTGCTTGACAATTAACGAGGGCATAACTGGACTCATAAACGTTCAAAGAGAGGCAAAAAAAGTTATAGACTCGGGCGGAATTTTGACCGTTGAAGGAGTCGACGCAATTTTTAATATGGACAAAAATTTACGCTCAAAGGGTACGAGTCCGGCGGGAAGTGCTGTTATTATGTCGTGCGCTTTATTTATAAATGAACTTGTTGACATGAAATTAACTCGTTCGGGCTATGAAGAATAA
- a CDS encoding mannitol dehydrogenase family protein yields MQLNLKGLSERSKWEEAGIRLPKNDIQKMRDLTAKNPTWVHFGAGNIFRGFIAALQQDLLDKGLADTGIIAAETFDYEIIKKIYDPFDNLTLMVTLRASGELDKNIIASIAQGIRADSSDSEEWEKLRKIFVNPSLQMVSYTITEKGYALRDMKGELMPVVISDMKAGPAKPKHAMSVTASLLLERFKAGAKPIAVVSMDNCSHNGEKLRASVLEIAKSWVDNGLADKEFFSWISDESKVSFPWSMIDKITPRPSEVVENQLKSLGVENMSPVITNRNTYIAPFVNAEAPQYLVVEDKFPNGRPPLDKAGVYMTDRDTVNKTERMKVTTCLNPLHTALAVYGCLLGYKKIADEMSDPELKKLVELIGYKEGLPVVTDPKILDPKKFIDEVVGERLPNQFMPDTPQRIATDTSQKIPVRFGETLKSYAADKSLDIKSLKAIPLALAGWLRYLGGTDDKGQTMEVSSDPMLATLQAELKKTGGLHEILSNANIFGVNLYEAGLGDKVEKFYNELNAGPGAVRAVLKKYLD; encoded by the coding sequence ATGCAATTAAATCTGAAGGGACTTTCTGAGCGTTCAAAATGGGAAGAGGCCGGAATCAGACTCCCCAAAAATGACATTCAGAAAATGCGCGACTTAACAGCAAAGAATCCTACGTGGGTTCATTTCGGAGCTGGTAATATTTTCAGGGGCTTTATTGCGGCGTTACAGCAGGATTTACTTGACAAGGGACTTGCTGATACGGGAATAATAGCGGCCGAAACTTTTGACTATGAGATAATCAAAAAAATTTATGACCCGTTCGATAATTTGACTCTCATGGTAACTCTAAGGGCATCGGGAGAACTCGATAAAAATATTATTGCCTCAATCGCTCAAGGAATCCGCGCAGATAGTTCAGACTCTGAAGAGTGGGAGAAATTGCGCAAAATTTTCGTAAATCCCTCGCTTCAAATGGTAAGTTATACTATAACTGAAAAAGGTTACGCATTAAGAGACATGAAAGGGGAATTAATGCCGGTTGTAATTTCCGACATGAAAGCAGGCCCGGCAAAACCTAAGCACGCAATGAGCGTTACAGCCTCGTTATTGCTTGAGAGATTCAAGGCAGGCGCAAAACCTATCGCAGTAGTAAGTATGGATAACTGCTCACACAACGGCGAAAAATTACGTGCAAGCGTTCTCGAAATCGCTAAATCATGGGTAGACAACGGACTCGCTGATAAAGAATTTTTCTCATGGATCAGCGACGAGTCAAAAGTTTCATTCCCGTGGTCAATGATTGATAAAATCACCCCGCGCCCGTCTGAAGTAGTCGAGAATCAGCTAAAATCACTCGGAGTCGAAAATATGAGCCCGGTAATTACGAATCGAAATACTTATATAGCACCGTTCGTGAATGCTGAAGCCCCGCAATATTTAGTAGTTGAAGACAAATTCCCGAATGGCCGCCCGCCCCTCGATAAAGCCGGAGTTTACATGACTGACCGCGATACAGTGAACAAGACCGAGCGCATGAAAGTTACAACATGTTTGAACCCGTTGCACACTGCGTTGGCTGTATATGGCTGCTTACTGGGCTATAAGAAAATTGCGGACGAAATGAGCGACCCCGAATTAAAGAAACTCGTCGAGCTGATAGGCTATAAAGAGGGATTGCCGGTTGTTACTGACCCGAAAATCTTAGACCCTAAAAAATTTATTGATGAGGTTGTAGGAGAAAGACTCCCGAATCAATTCATGCCTGACACTCCGCAAAGAATAGCAACTGACACGAGCCAAAAAATTCCGGTGAGATTCGGCGAAACTTTAAAGAGTTATGCGGCTGATAAATCACTCGATATTAAATCATTGAAGGCGATTCCTTTGGCATTAGCGGGCTGGCTGCGTTATCTCGGCGGCACTGACGATAAAGGCCAAACTATGGAAGTAAGTTCGGATCCCATGCTTGCGACTCTACAGGCTGAACTCAAGAAAACTGGCGGACTTCACGAAATTTTGAGCAACGCAAATATTTTCGGAGTTAATCTTTATGAAGCAGGACTCGGCGATAAGGTCGAAAAATTTTATAACGAGTTAAACGCAGGGCCGGGAGCTGTTCGTGCTGTGCTGAAAAAATATCTTGATTAG
- a CDS encoding type II toxin-antitoxin system RelE/ParE family toxin, whose protein sequence is MGKALTGPLGIYCSYRVGDYRAICDIHDNILTVAVIRIGHRKNIYKI, encoded by the coding sequence ATGGGTAAAGCATTAACAGGGCCTTTAGGAATTTATTGTAGCTATAGAGTCGGCGATTACCGCGCAATTTGTGATATCCATGACAATATATTAACTGTAGCAGTAATTCGTATAGGACACAGGAAAAATATTTATAAGATTTGA
- a CDS encoding ankyrin repeat domain-containing protein, whose protein sequence is MRKSLLFVLIFLLSASPLFAEKISDAQFIKICENGTSQEILDSLKSGANPRAKDEHGQNALMYAVRGNITPEIINAFLNAGVDINYKAVEGETVLMIAAAVNNKPEIINTLLKLGADVNAEDKYGNTALMSAAAVNTPEIVKILLNAGIKVNTKNYHDLTPLMFAASNTKYQEIINILLDSGADVKIRDKSGKMAVDYARENENLKGSDALGRLEELSK, encoded by the coding sequence TTGCGTAAAAGTTTATTATTTGTGTTAATTTTTTTGTTGAGCGCGAGTCCTTTATTTGCCGAGAAAATTTCAGACGCTCAATTTATAAAGATTTGCGAAAACGGGACATCACAGGAAATTCTTGACTCTCTAAAGTCAGGAGCTAATCCCCGCGCAAAAGACGAACACGGCCAGAATGCTTTAATGTATGCAGTAAGAGGAAATATAACTCCTGAAATAATTAATGCTTTCTTGAATGCCGGAGTCGATATAAATTATAAAGCTGTTGAGGGCGAAACAGTTTTAATGATTGCCGCAGCTGTTAATAATAAACCTGAAATAATTAATACACTCTTGAAACTCGGCGCAGATGTCAACGCAGAAGATAAATACGGTAATACGGCTCTTATGTCGGCAGCAGCAGTTAATACTCCCGAAATAGTTAAAATTTTGCTGAATGCCGGAATTAAAGTCAACACGAAAAATTATCACGATTTGACACCTTTGATGTTTGCAGCCTCGAATACTAAATATCAGGAAATAATAAATATTTTACTTGACTCCGGTGCAGATGTGAAAATCCGCGATAAATCCGGAAAAATGGCAGTTGATTATGCCCGCGAAAATGAGAATCTCAAAGGCTCTGACGCGTTAGGACGTTTGGAAGAATTAAGCAAATGA
- a CDS encoding LysM peptidoglycan-binding domain-containing M23 family metallopeptidase, producing the protein MRDLDRQRESLQYRNYNSYESYRNSKNRSRKKKNKGVSLGFCWAFGFFVCLTFGLASFLMFSAGHFSFASDSDISQAWGGSEGSETTITGNLIKVEITELEGAQTPKNNNLYVYTQNTLNEEIGPLPKYLSDYESIILSVHEDGTKMPEDDEEEEIPINHEEVIESPAEKPSQKQPIILVENAAIWREHVVKNGETLSDIAMAHGNITAQDILRANGLKDANRLSENQLLLIPNDPSKIEETLDEVRTRQMRIAATKEKIEPLKVKSYVIAPGDSLWSISNAQNIELDTLIGSNTFKTSARLRPGAKLRIPNQDGIFYVLKKGESLEEVSKRYGVSINKLKQVNINVDVASLKTGDEIFLPGAKPDGLIERRDTPKLAEVKKQPSPSKTPAKQANKSQAGEVAVKNGTYRWPIMGRINSPFGWRQHPITRRRDFHTGIDIKASRGDPIKAAGSGKVVYSGWMGGYGKVLVIEHSNGQSTLYAHCSTLLAGKGASISSGQLVAKVGTTGRSTGPHLHFEVRNGNSPVNPIKYLSK; encoded by the coding sequence TTGAGAGATCTGGATAGACAACGGGAGTCTTTGCAATACAGGAATTATAATAGCTATGAAAGCTATCGAAACAGTAAGAATCGCTCCCGTAAAAAAAAGAATAAAGGCGTGTCATTAGGTTTTTGCTGGGCATTTGGATTCTTTGTGTGTCTGACATTCGGGCTTGCTTCATTCTTGATGTTTTCAGCCGGACACTTTAGTTTTGCCTCAGATTCAGACATTAGCCAAGCATGGGGAGGCAGTGAAGGCAGCGAGACAACTATAACCGGCAATCTAATCAAAGTAGAAATCACAGAGCTTGAAGGCGCACAAACTCCCAAGAATAATAATTTATATGTTTACACACAAAATACTTTGAATGAAGAAATAGGCCCCCTGCCTAAATATTTATCGGACTATGAGAGTATTATATTAAGTGTTCACGAGGACGGCACAAAGATGCCAGAAGATGACGAGGAAGAAGAAATCCCGATAAATCATGAAGAAGTCATAGAGTCCCCCGCAGAGAAACCCTCACAAAAGCAGCCTATTATCTTAGTTGAGAATGCCGCAATATGGCGCGAACATGTTGTAAAGAACGGCGAAACTCTTTCAGATATAGCAATGGCTCACGGAAATATCACGGCTCAGGACATTTTACGCGCAAATGGACTCAAGGACGCAAATAGACTATCAGAGAATCAGCTTTTATTAATTCCTAACGACCCAAGCAAAATAGAAGAAACTTTAGACGAAGTTAGAACCCGACAAATGAGAATAGCCGCTACTAAAGAAAAAATTGAGCCCCTCAAAGTCAAAAGTTATGTCATAGCTCCGGGGGATTCTTTATGGTCAATCTCAAACGCTCAAAATATCGAACTTGATACACTCATCGGGAGCAACACTTTCAAGACTTCAGCAAGATTGAGGCCCGGCGCAAAATTAAGAATTCCAAATCAGGACGGAATTTTTTACGTGTTAAAGAAGGGTGAGAGTCTCGAAGAAGTCAGCAAGCGTTACGGAGTCAGCATTAATAAATTAAAGCAGGTAAATATAAATGTAGATGTTGCCTCACTCAAAACAGGCGACGAAATATTTTTACCCGGCGCAAAACCTGACGGCTTAATCGAACGCAGAGACACTCCGAAATTAGCAGAAGTCAAGAAACAGCCTTCACCGTCAAAGACTCCGGCCAAGCAGGCAAATAAATCTCAAGCGGGTGAAGTTGCTGTAAAAAATGGTACATACAGATGGCCTATCATGGGTAGAATTAACAGCCCGTTCGGTTGGAGACAGCATCCCATTACGAGACGCAGAGATTTTCACACTGGAATTGACATTAAAGCGAGCAGGGGAGATCCTATTAAGGCAGCAGGAAGCGGCAAAGTTGTTTATTCCGGCTGGATGGGCGGTTATGGAAAAGTTCTCGTAATCGAGCATTCAAACGGCCAGTCAACATTATATGCTCATTGCAGCACATTATTAGCAGGAAAGGGAGCAAGTATTTCATCAGGTCAGCTAGTAGCAAAAGTAGGAACTACAGGGCGTTCAACTGGGCCGCATTTACACTTTGAAGTGCGCAACGGTAACAGCCCCGTCAATCCGATTAAGTACCTGAGCAAATAA
- a CDS encoding CTP synthase, which translates to MSKFVFITGGVVSSLGKGITAGSVGTLLKKRGLKVSNLKVDPYLNVDAGTMNPFQHGEVFVTDDGAETDLDLGHYERFVDETLSEKSSITTGKIYSSVIKKERRGDYLGGTVQVIPHITNDIQERLISAAENLDVLIVEIGGTVGDIEGQPFLEAIRQMAVRVGRENVVYCHVTLVPYLEAAKELKTKPTQHSVQELRRIGILPNVLVCRTSHPMDTGMKNKIALFCDVPAEAVIEVRDEQTIYNVPISLHKQGLDDLILKYLGLNYDSEPDLSDWARVVDRYINPPEQVSIALVGKYIQHKDAHLSVVEALHHGGISHNVRVNIISIESEDLESGNPEEILKFADGILIPGGFGVRGVEGMIAAAKYARENNVPLFGICLGMQMMVVEFARNVCKLPDAHSKEMNPATPHPVIHLMEDQENLSDLGGTMRLGAYHCDLVEGTKAAAAYGQLKISERHRHRYEFNNSYRERLEKAGLKISGVCTEHNLVEIVELPGHNWYIGGQFHSELKSRPIRPHPLFDGFINASVNYMRNREGGIKQ; encoded by the coding sequence ATGTCAAAATTTGTATTTATCACCGGCGGCGTAGTGTCGTCATTAGGCAAGGGAATTACAGCAGGTTCTGTCGGCACTCTCTTAAAGAAGCGCGGACTCAAAGTCTCAAATTTGAAAGTTGATCCGTATTTGAATGTCGACGCAGGAACTATGAATCCATTTCAGCACGGAGAAGTATTCGTAACTGATGACGGAGCAGAAACGGATTTAGATTTAGGTCATTATGAAAGATTTGTAGACGAGACTTTAAGCGAAAAAAGTTCAATAACGACCGGCAAAATTTATTCAAGCGTTATCAAGAAAGAACGGCGCGGCGATTATCTCGGTGGAACTGTTCAGGTTATCCCTCACATAACGAATGACATTCAAGAAAGATTAATCAGTGCGGCTGAAAATCTTGATGTCTTGATTGTCGAAATCGGCGGAACTGTCGGAGATATTGAGGGTCAGCCCTTTTTAGAGGCAATCAGGCAAATGGCAGTCAGAGTCGGCCGTGAAAATGTCGTGTACTGTCATGTTACTTTAGTGCCATATCTTGAAGCAGCAAAGGAATTAAAGACTAAACCCACTCAGCACAGCGTTCAAGAATTGCGCAGAATTGGAATTTTGCCGAATGTCTTAGTTTGCCGCACGAGTCACCCGATGGACACCGGCATGAAAAATAAAATCGCTCTGTTCTGTGATGTCCCGGCCGAAGCAGTTATAGAAGTAAGAGACGAGCAGACAATTTATAACGTGCCTATAAGTCTTCATAAACAGGGACTCGATGATTTAATTCTGAAATATTTAGGCTTGAATTATGACTCTGAGCCTGATTTGAGCGACTGGGCCAGAGTCGTTGACAGATATATAAATCCCCCTGAGCAGGTTAGTATTGCCTTAGTCGGGAAGTATATTCAGCATAAGGACGCACATTTGAGCGTTGTAGAGGCCTTACATCACGGCGGAATCTCTCATAATGTCAGAGTTAATATAATTTCAATCGAGTCAGAAGATTTAGAGTCAGGAAATCCCGAAGAGATTCTAAAATTTGCTGACGGAATATTAATTCCCGGCGGTTTCGGAGTTCGAGGCGTTGAAGGTATGATAGCAGCTGCAAAATATGCCCGTGAAAATAACGTGCCTTTATTCGGAATCTGTCTAGGAATGCAAATGATGGTCGTGGAATTCGCCCGAAATGTCTGCAAATTGCCCGATGCTCACAGCAAAGAAATGAATCCCGCGACTCCTCATCCTGTTATACACTTAATGGAAGATCAGGAGAATTTAAGCGATCTCGGCGGGACAATGAGACTCGGAGCTTATCACTGCGACTTAGTAGAAGGCACAAAAGCAGCCGCAGCATATGGGCAGTTAAAAATTTCAGAGAGACACAGACATCGTTACGAGTTCAATAATTCATATCGTGAGAGACTCGAGAAGGCCGGGCTGAAAATTTCAGGAGTTTGCACAGAGCATAATTTAGTCGAAATTGTAGAATTGCCCGGTCATAATTGGTACATCGGCGGTCAGTTCCACAGTGAATTAAAATCTCGTCCCATTCGTCCGCACCCGTTATTTGACGGATTCATAAATGCAAGCGTTAATTACATGAGAAATCGAGAAGGAGGCATAAAACAGTGA
- a CDS encoding NAD(P)-dependent oxidoreductase: MKFPLFPFLINIQDREILIVGGGQVAARRADTLLRCGAKVTAVSPCFIEKFPREAVKICREFIISDISRKFLFVIAASDKREINRLVHDTAKNFNIPVNIADCQSECDFYFPSLINCENISVSVSSAGESSKLTRKLSDRLRKIWPLWVNDERNFL; this comes from the coding sequence GTGAAATTTCCGTTATTTCCGTTTTTAATAAATATTCAGGATCGTGAAATTTTGATAGTCGGGGGCGGTCAAGTTGCTGCGAGGCGTGCAGATACTTTATTGAGGTGCGGCGCAAAAGTTACAGCTGTGAGTCCTTGTTTTATCGAGAAATTCCCGCGTGAAGCCGTAAAAATTTGCCGAGAATTTATTATTAGTGATATAAGCAGAAAATTTTTATTTGTGATTGCTGCATCAGATAAGCGCGAAATTAATAGACTCGTTCATGACACGGCAAAAAATTTTAATATCCCCGTAAATATTGCAGATTGTCAGAGTGAATGCGATTTCTATTTTCCGTCACTAATAAATTGCGAAAATATTTCAGTTAGTGTGAGCAGCGCAGGAGAATCAAGCAAACTGACTCGTAAATTGTCAGATAGACTCCGTAAAATTTGGCCGTTATGGGTTAATGATGAGAGAAATTTTTTATAG
- a CDS encoding aminotransferase class IV family protein: MFLCYIDGKFVKPEDAKLPISDLIIQRGVGVFEALASHNLKPLMLTPHMTRFVNSAKSSGIANIPDVEFMKNIVREGIKKIGRDVRVRTFLTGGDNFDSEKNCFTEPRFFAIFDEANFLTPEDFERGVILEPVPLGRDDPSVKSVDYRMTFKLPAGVSDVLYCPNGEITEAGHSNFYLVLKDDTIVTAPLSRVLKGTTRDGALELAKSAGIKIEERCPLWSELASEKAAEAFVTGSIKMVVPVVKVGGITLGDGRPGKVTRKIADLYAKNLDRWLE, encoded by the coding sequence ATGTTTTTATGTTACATTGACGGAAAATTTGTTAAACCTGAAGACGCAAAATTACCGATTTCAGATTTAATCATTCAGCGCGGAGTCGGAGTCTTTGAGGCTCTTGCATCACATAATTTGAAGCCTTTAATGCTTACTCCGCATATGACAAGATTTGTTAACAGCGCAAAGAGTTCAGGAATCGCAAATATTCCCGACGTTGAATTCATGAAAAATATAGTCCGTGAAGGAATCAAGAAAATCGGCCGTGATGTCAGAGTCAGAACTTTTTTGACGGGCGGAGATAATTTCGATTCAGAAAAAAATTGCTTTACTGAACCGAGATTTTTTGCTATATTCGATGAAGCAAATTTTTTAACTCCTGAAGATTTTGAGAGAGGTGTAATTCTTGAGCCTGTACCATTGGGCCGAGATGATCCCTCAGTAAAGAGTGTTGATTATCGTATGACATTCAAGCTCCCGGCCGGAGTAAGCGACGTATTATATTGTCCAAACGGTGAAATCACGGAAGCAGGACACAGCAATTTTTATTTAGTCCTGAAGGATGATACGATTGTAACAGCTCCATTATCGCGGGTCTTGAAAGGTACGACGAGGGACGGAGCATTAGAACTCGCAAAATCAGCAGGGATCAAAATAGAAGAACGCTGCCCCCTATGGTCAGAACTTGCAAGCGAGAAGGCAGCCGAGGCATTTGTTACAGGAAGTATAAAAATGGTCGTCCCAGTCGTGAAAGTCGGCGGCATTACTTTAGGAGACGGCAGACCGGGCAAAGTTACACGCAAAATCGCTGACCTATACGCTAAAAATTTAGACAGGTGGCTTGAATAA
- a CDS encoding threonine synthase, with the protein MGVLKHYRELLPVTANTPDVNLEEGSTPLIYLPRVSERLKIKLYGKFEGCNPSGSFKDRGMVLAVAKALEEGKSAIICASTGNTSASAAAYAASQGIPCFVLLPAGKVALGKLAQALMYGAKVIAVKGNFDRALELAREGAEKTGCAMVNSVNPFRLIGQRSGAWEICDVLGKAPDWHAIPVGNAGNISAYWAGYNEYYKLGKIKTLPRMMGFQAEGAAPLVNNKPCPNPETIATAIRIGNPVSAHLARAAVKESSGEFNSVSDEEILNAQKILASEGGVFAEPASCAPLAGLIKLQGLGKLPEGITVTMILTGNGLKDPDTAMSQVGKPIEINDTLEDLMKVLECR; encoded by the coding sequence ATGGGAGTATTGAAACACTATAGAGAATTATTACCAGTTACAGCGAACACTCCGGACGTGAATCTTGAAGAGGGATCAACGCCGTTAATTTATTTGCCCAGAGTCAGCGAGCGACTCAAAATTAAACTTTACGGCAAATTTGAGGGCTGTAATCCGTCTGGATCGTTCAAAGACAGGGGGATGGTCTTGGCCGTTGCTAAGGCTTTAGAAGAAGGGAAGAGCGCGATAATTTGTGCGTCAACAGGTAATACAAGTGCAAGTGCGGCGGCTTATGCTGCATCACAGGGGATTCCTTGCTTTGTCTTATTGCCGGCGGGTAAAGTGGCACTCGGAAAACTTGCTCAGGCTTTAATGTACGGCGCGAAAGTTATAGCAGTCAAAGGAAATTTTGACAGGGCATTAGAACTCGCTCGTGAAGGTGCAGAAAAAACAGGCTGTGCTATGGTAAATTCTGTTAACCCGTTTAGGCTTATCGGTCAGCGTTCGGGGGCGTGGGAGATCTGCGACGTTTTAGGGAAGGCCCCGGACTGGCACGCTATACCGGTAGGGAATGCAGGAAATATCAGTGCTTACTGGGCAGGTTATAACGAATATTACAAGCTCGGCAAAATAAAGACTCTTCCTAGAATGATGGGATTTCAGGCAGAAGGAGCAGCCCCGCTCGTAAATAATAAACCTTGTCCGAATCCTGAGACTATAGCGACCGCAATAAGAATCGGGAATCCAGTCAGCGCACATTTAGCCCGTGCAGCAGTTAAAGAGTCAAGCGGCGAATTTAATTCAGTGAGTGATGAAGAGATTCTAAACGCTCAAAAAATTTTAGCATCTGAAGGCGGAGTATTTGCTGAACCTGCGTCTTGTGCTCCTTTGGCCGGGTTAATAAAGTTACAGGGACTCGGAAAATTGCCGGAGGGAATAACTGTTACAATGATTTTAACGGGTAATGGCTTAAAGGATCCTGATACAGCAATGAGTCAAGTCGGGAAGCCTATAGAAATTAATGACACTCTAGAAGATTTAATGAAGGTCTTAGAATGCCGCTGA